The genomic stretch GTCGGGTTCACTCAAGAGATTGCTTACGATTGGCAAAAAAGGCACGAGCAGCCTGCTCGTCCTTTTCGATTTGGTCGCGCAGCGCATCCAAAGATGCAAAACGCTGCTCGTCACGCAGTTTTTTTCTCAGTACCACTTCCAACTGGCTACCGTAAAGGTCGCCGTCAAAATCCAAAAGGTGGACTTCCAAGGTCGGTACTTTGCCATTAACGGTGGGCTTGACGCCAATATTGGCGATGCCCGGCCAGGCGCTGTCGTCGGCGCCCAGCACGTCTACCGCAAAGACGCCCTTGACCGGGCTGACCTTGCGTTTCAATGGCAGGTTGACGGTGGGAAAACCAATGGTGCGGCCCATCTTGGCGCCGTGATGAACACGGCCGCTGATACTGTAGGGCCGGCCCAACATGGTTTCGGCATCCGCCAGGCGACTGTCTTGCAAGGCTTCGCGGATACGGGTGCTGGAAACCCTGTCATCCACCAGGCAAAAGCTGTCGGTATTGGTCACGGTAAAACCGTGCTGGGCGGCAGCCGCCTCCAGCATGGCAAAATCGCCTTTGCGGCCGTGGCCAAAGCGAAAATCGTCCCCCACCACCAAAAATTGCACCCCCAACCGCTCAACCAGTTGCTGCTGGATAAAGGCCTGGGGTTCAAGGCTGGCAAAATGCGGGGTAAAGGGCTCGACGATGACCCTGTCCATCCCCAGCCGTTCAAGGGCGGCCAGCTTGTCACGCAGCCGCGATAACCGGGCCGGGGCCTTGTCGCCCAAAAACAGCTCCAAGGGCTGGGGTTCGAACAGCATCAAGGTGGCTGGCAGCGACAATTCACGAGCTTTATCAATGAGTTTTTTCAGCACCGCTTGGTGGCCGAGATGCACGCCATCGAAGTTGCCGATGGTCAGCACACAGCCCCGGTGCTGGGGCCGGACGTTATAAAGTCCGCGAATAAGCTCCATGAATACTGCCAGCTTGCCTGAGAAATCGCCCGATTATACCCAAGTGCCCCCGGTGGATCACCCGTCCTGGTTAGAACTGGCTGCCCGCCTTGAGATGCCTTGGCCGAAAACCTGTCAACAGCAAGACCACCACGTAGGTGGAAGCGCCGCCAGCAATCAACCCCACCAGCCACAATGGCCGCTCGGCCAGGCTCAGTTGTTTCCAGGCCAGCGGGTCGGGATTGAAGTACCACAGCACCGCTACCATGGCGGCCGTTGCCGCCACAATGCGGCCCAGGGTCAGCCAGGTCAAGCGCCCGGGGCGATAGACGTTGCGCTTCCAAAGCCCATGAGCCAACAGCCCCGCGTTCAAAAACGCCGACATGGAGGTCGCAGCAGCCAGGCCGATGTAGCCGAGCTTGTCTCCCAACAAGGTCGCCAGGATGATGT from Gallaecimonas pentaromativorans encodes the following:
- the ribF gene encoding bifunctional riboflavin kinase/FAD synthetase is translated as MELIRGLYNVRPQHRGCVLTIGNFDGVHLGHQAVLKKLIDKARELSLPATLMLFEPQPLELFLGDKAPARLSRLRDKLAALERLGMDRVIVEPFTPHFASLEPQAFIQQQLVERLGVQFLVVGDDFRFGHGRKGDFAMLEAAAAQHGFTVTNTDSFCLVDDRVSSTRIREALQDSRLADAETMLGRPYSISGRVHHGAKMGRTIGFPTVNLPLKRKVSPVKGVFAVDVLGADDSAWPGIANIGVKPTVNGKVPTLEVHLLDFDGDLYGSQLEVVLRKKLRDEQRFASLDALRDQIEKDEQAARAFFANRKQSLE